The Streptomyces cynarae genome contains a region encoding:
- a CDS encoding FAD-binding oxidoreductase, with the protein MRGMTYTDNPADLTLLRPGDAGYDDELAGFQTGFTQRPSVIAAVRSTADVVAAVRYAAAEELPVGVQATGHGLPGGYEGGLLITTRRLDGLAVDPEARTVRVQAGVRWGQVVAAAEPYGLAPLNGSAPGVGAVSYTLGGGLGILAREFGYAADHVRWLEVVTADGELRRVTPESDPDLYWALLGAGQNFGIVTELEIGLVPVRTLYGGSLAFDGREVDPAAVLRAYEAWTRTVPDSLTSSFAAVPYPDLPALPPHLRGRYLVSIRIAHTGADGERLTAPLREIGPVLSDSLREMPYAESHTIHSDPDFPHAYYGDSAVLRELDVERAGELLKRTGPEAGQMCVVQVNHLGGALARPAPNAVPYREGRFLVRLLTVGDRERARAVLDPAFALLADDRLGRSLNFAFGSGDRGAGLYDPETRKRLAGLKETYDPANLFRRNYGVSAC; encoded by the coding sequence ATGCGTGGCATGACCTACACGGACAACCCCGCAGACCTGACCCTGCTCCGCCCCGGCGACGCCGGCTACGACGACGAACTCGCCGGGTTCCAGACCGGGTTCACCCAACGGCCCTCGGTGATCGCAGCCGTCCGGTCGACCGCGGACGTGGTGGCCGCCGTACGGTACGCGGCCGCCGAAGAGCTGCCGGTGGGCGTGCAGGCCACCGGACACGGGCTGCCCGGGGGCTACGAGGGCGGGCTGCTCATCACGACCCGGCGGCTGGACGGGCTCGCCGTCGATCCCGAGGCGCGTACGGTCCGCGTGCAGGCGGGGGTGCGCTGGGGGCAGGTGGTCGCGGCGGCCGAGCCGTACGGGCTGGCACCGCTCAACGGCTCGGCACCGGGCGTGGGCGCGGTGTCGTACACCCTGGGCGGCGGACTCGGCATCCTCGCGCGGGAGTTCGGGTACGCGGCAGACCATGTGCGGTGGCTGGAGGTCGTCACCGCCGACGGCGAACTCCGCCGTGTCACCCCGGAGTCCGACCCCGACCTGTACTGGGCGTTGCTGGGCGCGGGGCAGAACTTCGGCATCGTGACCGAGCTGGAGATCGGCCTGGTTCCGGTGCGGACGCTGTACGGCGGCTCGCTCGCCTTCGACGGGCGCGAGGTGGACCCCGCGGCCGTGCTGCGCGCGTACGAGGCGTGGACGCGGACCGTGCCGGACTCGCTGACCTCTTCCTTCGCCGCCGTACCGTACCCGGACCTGCCCGCGCTGCCGCCCCACCTGCGCGGCCGGTACCTCGTCTCGATCAGGATCGCCCACACGGGCGCCGACGGCGAACGGCTCACGGCCCCGCTGCGGGAGATCGGGCCGGTGCTGTCGGACTCGCTGCGCGAGATGCCGTACGCCGAGAGCCACACCATCCACAGCGACCCGGACTTCCCGCACGCCTACTACGGCGACAGCGCGGTGCTGCGGGAGCTGGACGTCGAACGGGCCGGGGAACTGCTGAAGCGGACCGGGCCCGAGGCGGGCCAGATGTGTGTGGTGCAGGTCAACCACCTGGGCGGGGCGCTGGCCCGGCCCGCGCCGAACGCGGTGCCGTACCGCGAGGGGCGGTTCCTGGTGCGGCTGTTGACCGTGGGGGACCGTGAGCGGGCGCGGGCCGTACTGGACCCGGCGTTCGCCCTGCTGGCGGACGATCGACTGGGCCGCTCGCTGAACTTCGCCTTCGGGTCCGGGGACCGGGGTGCCGGACTGTACGACCCGGAGACGCGGAAGAGGCTCGCCGGGCTGAAGGAGACTTACGACCCGGCGAACCTCTTCCGCAGGAACTACGGCGTCAGCGCTTGCTGA